A part of Bacillota bacterium genomic DNA contains:
- a CDS encoding lipid-binding SYLF domain-containing protein codes for MERSTRGLARSLVAILCVAVLATVGCAGTALASSPTERIDEAVQVLREMSAQEDYEAMAYILKKAHGVAIFPSVFKAGLMIGARHGEGLVLRRDPRTGTWYGPSFVTITGLSWGPQIGVQSTSLVLVITNERGLKGFQEGKITLGGELSVAAGPVGRHAEAGTDVELKAAIYSYSMSKGVFAGASLEGARIATDDSANQLYWGAKVAADSILARKAVDGRVKPLVQQLNRMISNAA; via the coding sequence ATGGAGCGGAGCACACGGGGCCTTGCGAGGAGCCTTGTGGCGATCCTCTGTGTCGCGGTCCTGGCGACGGTTGGCTGCGCCGGGACGGCGCTCGCGAGCTCTCCCACCGAAAGAATCGACGAGGCCGTGCAGGTCCTCAGGGAGATGTCCGCGCAGGAAGACTACGAGGCAATGGCCTACATCCTCAAAAAGGCGCACGGCGTGGCCATCTTCCCCTCAGTGTTCAAGGCCGGCCTCATGATCGGCGCGAGGCACGGGGAAGGCCTTGTCCTTCGTCGCGACCCGCGCACGGGCACGTGGTACGGCCCGAGCTTCGTCACGATAACAGGCCTTTCCTGGGGTCCCCAGATAGGCGTTCAGTCCACGTCGCTCGTGCTCGTCATCACGAACGAGCGTGGGCTGAAGGGCTTCCAGGAGGGCAAGATCACGCTCGGAGGCGAGCTTTCGGTGGCGGCCGGCCCGGTAGGTCGCCATGCTGAGGCTGGCACCGACGTTGAGCTGAAGGCGGCCATATACAGCTACTCCATGAGCAAGGGCGTGTTTGCCGGGGCGTCCCTGGAGGGCGCGCGCATCGCCACGGACGACTCCGCGAACCAGCTTTACTGGGGCGCCAAGGTGGCGGCCGACTCGATACTCGCACGCAAGGCCGTGGACGGAAGGGTCAAGCCGCTCGTGCAGCAGCTGAACCGTATGATCTCGAACGCGGCTTAG